Proteins from a genomic interval of Macrobrachium nipponense isolate FS-2020 chromosome 33, ASM1510439v2, whole genome shotgun sequence:
- the LOC135202724 gene encoding probable E3 ubiquitin-protein ligase HERC2, producing the protein MVQVLDASTLSSPLVDTERALAMLVGVYASCQARGQPSTAWEMDHERWISAEFMRAGCQTVQPPDPYDEEKGEARTGSSATTPGSVTTPGDVRLPRPVDPLSHKKTRTQGQTSGPQVEIETYFSNMADYFLSALMEGKTQDPYVQMYLSICDREIRHSGRHALHTNFSLDHPIEEVGRLMSATLLRHTHLTLQLIEVIEQGLALSAEDSHGWESTLDLPRGLQELIRHVHNTKWLLIKAARTYEVV; encoded by the exons ATGGTACAG GTATTGGATGCAAGTACCTTATCCTCACCACTTGTTGATACTGAAAGAGCACTGGCCATGTTAGTAGGAGTTTATGCAAGCTGCCAGGCAAGAGGACAGCCATCAACTGCTTGGGAAATGGACCATGAAAGATGGATCTCAGCTGAGTTTATGAGAGCTGGATGCCAG ACTGTGCAACCCCCAGATCCTTATGATGAAGAGAAAGGTGAGGCAAGGACTGGTTCCTCAGCCACTACACCAGGCTCTGTTACCACTCCTGGTGATGTCAGACTTCCCCGTCCTGTTGATCCTTTGTCCCACAAGAAAACAAGGACGCAAGGACAAACTTCCGGACCCCAGGTTGAAATTGAAACCTATTTTTCAAACATGGCTGATTATTTCCTCTCAGCTCTCATGGAGGGCAAGACACAG gatCCTTATGTGCAAATGTACCTTTCCATCTGTGACAGAGAAATTCGTCACTCTGGTCGTCATGCTCTTCACACTAATTTTTCATTAGACCACCCAATAGAAGAAGTTGGACGCCTCATGTCAGCCACTTTGTTGCGCCACACACATCTCACTCTGCAGCTGATTGAAGTGATTGAACAGG GTCTGGCTTTAAGTGCAGAGGATAGTCATGGATGGGAATCCACTTTAGATCTGCCACGAGGTTTGCAGGAACTCATTCGTCATGTCCACAATACAAAGTGGCTACTGATCAAGGCGGCAAGAACTTACGAGGTCGTATAA